Proteins encoded by one window of Vigna radiata var. radiata cultivar VC1973A chromosome 5, Vradiata_ver6, whole genome shotgun sequence:
- the LOC106762203 gene encoding CBL-interacting serine/threonine-protein kinase 6-like has protein sequence MADKTNSNSAEANNSMLLHGKYELGRLLGHGTFAKVYHARNLKSGKSVAMKVVGKEKLIKVGMMEQIKREISAMNMVKHPSIVQLHEVMASKSKIYIAMELVRGGELFNKIARGRLREDTARLYFQQLVSAVDFCHSRGVYHRDLKPENLLLDEEGNLKVTDFGLSTFSEHLRQDGLLHTTCGTPAYVAPEVIGKKGYDGAKADIWSCGVILYVLLAGFLPFQDDNLVSLYKKIYRGDFKCPPWFSSEARRLITKLLDPNPNNRITISKIMESSWFKKSVPKDVMGAKREELDLEEKIKQLEESKSTTMNAFHLISLSEGFDLSPLFEEKKREEKEIRFATTRPASSVISRLEEVAKAVKFDVKKSESKVRLQGQQRGRKGKLAIAADLYAVTPSLLVVEVKKDNGDTLEYNQFCSNQLRPALKDIVWRTSPSENPTPA, from the coding sequence ATGGCTGACAAAACCAACAGCAACAGCGCCGAGGCTAATAACTCCATGTTGCTCCACGGCAAGTACGAGCTAGGGCGGCTACTGGGGCACGGAACGTTCGCCAAGGTGTACCACGCGCGGAACCTCAAGAGCGGAAAGAGCGTGGCCATGAAGGTGGTGGGGAAGGAGAAATTGATCAAGGTGGGGATGATGGAGCAGATCAAAAGGGAGATCTCCGCCATGAACATGGTCAAGCACCCCAGCATCGTTCAGCTCCACGAGGTCATGGCCAGCAAGTCCAAGATCTACATCGCCATGGAGCTCGTGCGAGGCGGCGAGCTCTTTAACAAGATCGCCCGCGGTCGTCTCAGGGAGGACACTGCGCGCCTCTACTTCCAGCAGCTCGTCTCCGCCGTCGACTTCTGCCACAGCCGTGGCGTCTACCACCGCGACCTCAAGCCGGAGAACCTCCTTCTCGACGAGGAGGGTAACCTCAAAGTCACCGACTTCGGCCTCAGCACCTTCTCCGAGCACCTCCGCCAGGACGGCCTGCTTCACACCACGTGCGGCACCCCGGCCTACGTGGCGCCGGAGGTCATCGGGAAAAAAGGCTACGACGGCGCCAAGGCTGATATCTGGTCTTGCGGTGTAATCCTCTATGTACTCCTCGCAGGGTTTTTACCCTTCCAGGATGACAACTTGGTCTCCTTGTATAAGAAAATTTACCGCGGTGACTTCAAGTGCCCGCCGTGGTTTTCATCCGAGGCACGCCGCCTCATTACGAAGCTCCTCGACCCGAACCCGAATAACCGAATAACGATTTCCAAGATCATGGAGTCGTCCTGGTTTAAAAAATCGGTTCCGAAGGACGTGATGGGAGCGAAGAGAGAAGAGTTGGATTTGGAGGAAAAGATTAAGCAGTTGGAAGAATCTAAGTCCACCACGATGAAtgcttttcatttaatttcGCTTTCGGAGGGGTTCGATTTGTCGCCCTTGTTTGAGGAGAAGAAGAGGGAGGAGAAGGAGATTCGGTTTGCGACCACACGCCCTGCGAGTAGCGTGATTTCACGGCTGGAGGAGGTGGCGAAGGCGGTGAAGTTTGACGTTAAGAAAAGCGAGAGCAAAGTGAGGTTGCAGGGTCAACAGCGGGGTCGGAAAGGGAAGCTTGCAATTGCTGCGGATTTATACGCCGTGACGCCGTCGCTTTTGGTGGTGGAGGTGAAGAAGGACAACGGTGATACCTTGGAGTACAACCAGTTCTGCAGCAACCAACTTCGTCCTGCGCTTAAAGACATCGTGTGGAGGACTTCCCCTTCTGAGAATCCTACACCTGCTTGA
- the LOC106762607 gene encoding transcription factor bHLH66, translating into MQPCSREMQGINSLFNSSSQISLQDLHTTTAATAAAATNQIQNSHINHHHQQPLQLPHFDPTSQDDFLDQMFSSCSWPDLNPNKSLWDPNTLSDQTTPSDNDNTNNTNNNNVAFPYDEPSTLASKFRNHQISASSTKNAAAALMLQHQLLMSRDSPLLHMPLSLPQNDVVDASSFKSPNPGGETSVQALYNGFAGSLHGAGQASNQTQHFQHPQGSSNPMQGQNFGAPGTGAATNQAPASGAAAQPRQRVRARRGQATDPHSIAERLRRERIAERMKALQELVPNANKTDKASMLDEIIDYVKFLQLQVKVLSMSRLGGAAAVAPLVADMSSEGGGDCIQANGNGNRGGSLAPNSSSNNNQTTASTSNDSLTMTEHQVAKLMEEDMGSAMQYLQGKGLCLMPISLATAISTATCHTRNPLINAASGSTHIPTNAAPNALVNPALASNGEGPSSPSMSVLTVQSAVVGNEGAVKEAASVSKP; encoded by the exons ATGCAGCCCTGTAGCAGAGAAATGCAAGGGATAAACTCCctcttcaactcttcttcccAAATCTCCCTCCAGGACCTCCACACCACCACCGCCgccaccgccgccgccgccaccaaCCAGATCCAAAATTCACACatcaaccaccaccaccaacaaccACTCCAACTCCCTCACTTCGACCCGACCTCTCAGGATGACTTTCTCGACCAAATGTTCTCCTCCTGCTCCTGGCCCGACCTCAACCCAAACAAGTCCTTGTGGGACCCCAATACCCTCTCCGACCAAACCACTCCCTCCGACAACGACAATACCAATAATACTAACAATAATAATGTCGCTTTCCCCTACGACGAACCCTCCACCTTGGCCTCCAAGTTCCGCAACCACCAGATCAGCGCCTCCTCTACAAAAAACGCCGCCGCAGCTCTCATGCTCCAGCACCAACTCCTCATGTCCAGAGACTCTCCTCTCCTTCACATGCCGCTTTCCTTACCTCAAAACGACGTCGTTGACGCCTCCTCCTTCAAATCCCCCAATCCC GGCGGCGAGACTTCGGTCCAGGCTCTCTACAACGGCTTTGCCGGATCTCTGCATGGCGCCGGTCAAGCCTCCAACCAGACTCAGCATTTTCAACATCCTCAG GGAAGTTCTAATCCGATGCAAGGGCAAAATTTTGGTGCGCCGGGTACTGGGGCCGCAACGAACCAAGCTCCGGCGAGTGGCGCGGCGGCTCAGCCGAGGCAGAGGGTTCGTGCAAGGAGAGGTCAAGCCACGGACCCACACAGCATCGCTGAAAGG TTAAGAAGGGAGAGAATCGCAGAGAGAATGAAAGCCCTACAGGAACTGGTTCCCAATGCTAACAAG ACAGACAAGGCATCGATGCTAGATGAGATCATCGATTACGTGAAGTTCCTGCAGCTCCAAGTCAAG GTTCTGAGCATGAGCAGATTGGGCGGTGCAGCTGCTGTCGCACCCCTTGTTGCTGATATGTCTTCTGAG GGTGGCGGTGACTGCATCCAAGCCAACGGCAACGGTAACCGCGGCGGTTCCCTCGCCCCGAATtccagcagcaacaacaaccaAACGACAGCGTCAACCTCGAACGACAGCCTAACCATGACGGAGCACCAGGTAGCGAAACTGATGGAGGAGGACATGGGTTCCGCCATGCAGTACCTTCAAGGCAAGGGCCTTTGCCTCATGCCCATTTCTCTTGCCACTGCCATCTCCACTGCCACGTGTCACACCAGGAACCCCTTGATCAATGCCGCCTCCGGTAGCACCCATATTCCGACCAACGCCGCTCCCAACGCACTCGTCAACCCCGCCCTGGCGTCCAACGGCGAAGGCCCGTCCTCCCCGAGCATGTCCGTGCTGACGGTGCAGTCGGCAGTGGTGGGCAACGAGGGCGCCGTGAAGGAGGCTGCCTCCGTTTCGAAGCCGTGA